One genomic region from Thermoleptolyngbya sichuanensis A183 encodes:
- a CDS encoding CHAD domain-containing protein, with amino-acid sequence MTLGEYAHRIVDEQYRQMVKHEKHVLADTDPEHLHQMRVHSRRLYTALQVFGAAIDLPKAAHSKRVRSLTKALGKLRDLDVQIATLQTDYHPHLSQPEQAYLETVIAALQQKRRKTLAGTRDILSQSRYQDLKTAYETWLSAPRFTPLAQIPIVTVLPDLLSPLLSTSLLHPGWLIATEALTEDTAPTLHDLRKACKHVRYQAEFFVSFYGAQFKAWIAGLKSLQDSLGSLQDIQVLLELLSDVLPKGTELLELRQMVQSNQQQILANWNQTRLQHLDPASRYQLYEMLLQPVLE; translated from the coding sequence TTGACCTTGGGAGAGTATGCCCATCGCATCGTGGACGAGCAGTATCGCCAGATGGTGAAGCACGAAAAGCACGTCCTGGCAGATACCGACCCGGAGCATCTCCACCAAATGCGCGTTCATAGCCGTCGGCTCTATACGGCACTGCAAGTATTCGGAGCCGCCATCGATTTGCCCAAGGCGGCACATTCCAAGCGCGTGCGATCGCTCACCAAGGCACTGGGCAAACTGCGGGATCTGGACGTGCAAATCGCCACGCTCCAGACAGACTATCATCCCCATCTGAGCCAGCCAGAGCAGGCGTATCTCGAAACGGTGATCGCCGCACTCCAGCAAAAGCGCCGCAAAACCCTTGCAGGCACCCGCGACATCCTCAGCCAGAGCCGCTATCAAGACCTGAAAACCGCCTACGAAACCTGGCTCAGCGCTCCCCGGTTCACGCCACTGGCTCAAATCCCCATTGTGACCGTTCTGCCCGACCTGCTCAGCCCGTTGCTATCGACCTCGCTGCTACACCCCGGCTGGCTCATTGCCACCGAAGCGTTGACCGAAGACACCGCCCCAACGCTGCACGACCTCCGCAAAGCCTGCAAGCACGTTCGTTACCAGGCAGAGTTTTTCGTCAGCTTCTATGGCGCTCAGTTCAAAGCCTGGATCGCTGGGCTAAAGTCGCTACAAGACAGCCTTGGTAGCTTGCAAGATATTCAGGTGCTGCTGGAGCTGCTATCCGACGTGCTGCCCAAAGGCACGGAGCTATTAGAACTGCGGCAAATGGTGCAATCCAACCAGCAGCAAATTTTGGCGAACTGGAACCAAACACGCCTCCAGCATCTCGACCCAGCCTCGCGCTACCAGCTTTATGAAATGCTGCTCCAGCCAGTGTTAGAGTGA
- the prmC gene encoding peptide chain release factor N(5)-glutamine methyltransferase has translation MVKETVAGDRLWQWRQLARQAAIAHQVSPAEVDWLLQQGADVEPLLLKLGPPFPPEISLSRSLADLTRLWQARLRDRVPVQYLVGRVPWREFDLAVSPAVLIPRPETELLIDLANSAALQYGWPVQEVSRWADLGTGSGAIALGLASVFPLATVHAVDWSEPALAIARQNADAAGLGDRIQFHQGSWFEPLAFLAGQLQGIVSNPPYIPTSDLTHLDPEVARHEPHAALDGGPDGLDCIRHIVHTAPHYLKPGGLLLLEMMAGQAPAVAQLLSNTGQYATVQIHPDLAGIERFAVSVRR, from the coding sequence GTGGTGAAGGAAACGGTAGCGGGCGATCGCCTCTGGCAGTGGCGACAATTGGCGCGTCAGGCGGCGATCGCCCATCAGGTCAGTCCAGCAGAGGTCGATTGGCTACTGCAACAGGGGGCCGACGTGGAGCCGCTGCTGCTGAAGCTGGGTCCACCGTTTCCACCAGAAATTTCGCTCAGCCGTTCCTTGGCTGACCTGACCCGGCTTTGGCAGGCGCGGCTGCGTGACCGAGTGCCCGTGCAATATCTGGTCGGTCGAGTTCCCTGGCGAGAGTTTGACCTGGCTGTGTCGCCAGCGGTTCTGATTCCCCGTCCAGAGACAGAACTGCTGATCGACCTGGCAAACTCAGCGGCCTTGCAATATGGCTGGCCGGTTCAGGAAGTCAGCCGTTGGGCCGACCTGGGAACGGGCAGCGGGGCGATCGCCCTTGGGCTGGCCTCGGTCTTTCCGCTGGCTACGGTTCACGCGGTTGACTGGAGTGAACCCGCCCTGGCGATCGCCCGACAAAATGCTGATGCTGCTGGCTTGGGCGATCGCATCCAGTTTCACCAAGGCTCCTGGTTCGAGCCGCTAGCCTTCCTTGCCGGACAGCTACAGGGCATCGTCTCAAACCCGCCCTACATTCCCACCAGTGATTTAACCCACCTAGACCCAGAGGTAGCTCGCCACGAACCCCACGCCGCGCTCGACGGCGGCCCCGACGGGCTAGACTGCATTCGCCACATTGTCCACACGGCCCCCCACTACCTGAAACCGGGCGGACTCTTGCTGCTGGAAATGATGGCCGGTCAGGCCCCAGCCGTCGCCCAACTCCTCAGCAACACGGGGCAATACGCCACGGTTCAGATTCATCCCGACCTGGCCGGAATCGAGCGATTTGCCGTCAGCGTGAGAAGGTGA
- a CDS encoding L-threonylcarbamoyladenylate synthase: protein MPQVSLAELVDVARRGAGLISFPTDTVPALATRPDAAGLIYAAKQRDERKPLILMGGSVEDLWAFVAGDRAAKAQWQAAAERYFPGAVTLVLPAGDRLPRAMNPTDPTTIGIRVPDHALARHLLAQTGPLATTSVNRSGEPALQNLSDINAQFPDVYTLTEAALDELGRSLSVSATYAGSGTPSTVVKWTDQGWLVLRQGQVVFQP, encoded by the coding sequence ATGCCGCAAGTGTCTCTGGCTGAACTGGTTGATGTCGCTCGGCGGGGTGCTGGGCTGATTAGCTTCCCGACGGATACCGTGCCCGCGCTGGCAACGCGACCAGATGCGGCGGGGCTGATCTATGCCGCCAAGCAGCGGGACGAGCGCAAGCCGCTGATTTTGATGGGCGGCAGTGTGGAAGATTTGTGGGCGTTTGTGGCAGGGGATAGAGCGGCAAAGGCGCAGTGGCAGGCGGCGGCAGAGCGCTACTTTCCGGGGGCGGTGACGCTGGTGCTGCCTGCGGGCGATCGCCTCCCCCGCGCCATGAACCCGACCGACCCAACGACCATCGGCATCCGTGTACCCGACCATGCCCTAGCCCGACATCTGCTGGCGCAGACAGGCCCATTGGCCACCACCAGCGTTAACCGCTCTGGAGAACCCGCGTTGCAAAATCTGTCAGACATTAACGCACAGTTTCCCGATGTTTATACGCTGACCGAAGCAGCACTGGACGAACTGGGGCGATCGCTCTCGGTGTCTGCCACCTATGCGGGTTCTGGAACCCCCTCAACGGTGGTGAAATGGACGGATCAAGGCTGGCTCGTTTTGCGGCAGGGCCAGGTCGTTTTCCAGCCATAG